The Agarilytica rhodophyticola genome has a window encoding:
- a CDS encoding DUF4265 domain-containing protein, which translates to MNELSVIELFAGQRADGSSVVERLQVLAQEDDSFILVRSPVFVKGIARGDKIKLNKSDQSFELLERSGNLSIRVFAKEDIEQLAEDLTPLFEKMGGQLDVENERTLVFSIHVSCGFSQIERLLNDHVGEETDSAWFYGNVYDPKDGVTPLNWWVDILKPQ; encoded by the coding sequence ATGAATGAATTAAGTGTGATTGAGTTATTCGCCGGTCAACGCGCTGACGGCAGCTCTGTAGTGGAGCGTTTGCAAGTACTTGCACAGGAAGATGATAGCTTTATCTTAGTCAGGTCACCTGTGTTTGTAAAAGGCATCGCCCGAGGAGACAAGATCAAGCTTAATAAGAGCGACCAGAGCTTCGAACTGCTGGAACGTTCAGGAAACTTGTCGATTCGAGTTTTCGCCAAAGAAGATATCGAACAGCTGGCTGAAGATCTAACGCCTCTGTTTGAAAAAATGGGAGGGCAACTCGATGTGGAAAATGAGCGTACATTAGTATTTAGCATTCACGTAAGTTGTGGCTTTTCACAAATTGAAAGATTGCTAAACGATCATGTGGGCGAAGAGACAGACAGTGCTTGGTTTTATGGTAATGTCTATGATCCAAAAGATGGCGTGACACCTTTAAATTGGTGGGTTGATATACTCAAGCCTCAATAG
- a CDS encoding filamentous hemagglutinin N-terminal domain-containing protein has product MRINKMKKQAAQSKNNNKSKKLPLRAAIALIVPTFCVQAVFAGPEGGKIVGGQGSISQSGSATIINQSSQRMAIDWNSYNLSADERVQYVQPNSSSLSLNRILSHQGSQIHGRIDANGQVLLVNPNGIVFGNNAQVNVGGLLATGLNINPDDFINGRFTFEAIAGKEGVVINSGTLNAATGGSISLLGKRVENNGLIQADLGRISLASGKKAILSFDGGLMGIRVSEAMLQEELGLEPGVLNSGELNAKDGQILLTGAASHDVFTQAMNTGDMQQATSVVVDEDGSFTLSAGGSDVINTGRITSSGERGGKIIALGDNITNSGDIHADASATTSRAGEVELHSIATTEVTEDSLTSAVATSSGQGGTIKLLGTNVGLLDNAEVDASGAQGGGEILIGGDKTGSNSYISNADFIYLGQNTHARVNGIENGDGGKLITFAANTARIYGKLSARGGDLGGDGGFIETSGLKSFHIATSPDVHAVLGNGGEWLIDPYDIRIVSGTTCNNINSCPIPTPPTYTPSGQNAQIGWNLIEDVLDNGSGTTVTISTASTNTQNRQNGDITFDLNNDEDAILVADLGSPALNSTLELIADRNVNFEGQDISVARSQDSLNLIVNAQGGSINITDRANINLGGGNLTLTANTLINIDNNSRINLEGGNFTATTGSNTSFFLNNSDISTTANGTITINSARNINIQNNAGLQLDAGSFTATTNSDGRFFLGNLSNINTSAGGNLSINSSRNIDIQGRLNIGGNSTFSTDNSRNVTLNNDQNTFGGYIHITGGNNVDIDANSPVLFGSSSSAFITTGTLNITTSNQTITQNGAINLGSNVDIQSNGGDISLQTDILSRQGSINAGSGTITLNGSDGIDNFTFDISNGPNLIARGITLDGRGGNDNFTINSNLPDNSIITLNGGDDNDTFVIGSSLPGNSRLTINGGTGNDTFNIANQNLNAIINGGDGNSVDTLSLTYNGNSTWTIDPTAGNTVNNLNFSDIEVANGSDGGEDTFNILSNDVQTINGRGGDDRFILSATDLLITLNGGAGGGDIADYNAVTEDLIVNIGGGINAVAGVEQYIGNYDPSNPSGLMATLSREGTEFNLWTIQGSNAGTLADGNTNNNITFSGFNILQGSTTASPMLRADDQFTIESGATFNGTIHGGIGNNIITNENTNGLWRLDQGMSFAGTLEFSSSDITLFESIQTFNGSGSDTLQGINQETIWTINTIDSTVASQSAPSNIITFNGMITIQGGSDVDRFDINSISHSNALLFNGGDGNDIYTILDTSDSTSGNTLSFNGEGDTDQLNAGDRDNIWIIENALVNTLNNTINFQAIEQLNGNASRDEFTFLADASIREIDGDGASTNRASTDSLTILSDAGNIINWNITENNVGVITNESNTTTLTTFSAIANLTGGLGDDNFTINENTSVLASVRNIVGAAGNNSLSTAGNPNNVTRWNITGDNQGDITSVVNSFSDIQNLTGSTGSDRFLFTSEGSNITGVIDGQAGITDSLNLEALANGITVALGENNVDVSRLNVVRVENIIAAGNDADPSAENINRIEIADDSDLNWTIDNTNGGIIRPRSNASEENSIRFDNFGTLVGSAGLDSFILADMGDITGSINGSDVSSPSVQDNVDISQQDNTVIDLANNNYLNIEHYIGNNRNSGIAAGDNPDNIWIFDGTRNSGRLSSGTENITFEGFANITGGNQIDTFNFDGGSVSGEVRGGEGNDILNITLRDNQNSSSTINFIGNGVSSITTNEQNRVNISQVPTDINSYQASYNPQQDDSASLIYNREESNQRLEVSFQQVSEVNDSINVDTFTINDINGQNDTINILDNNRFTFNNFTPIAISNNKTNIVINGEDLDTVNIDSIFNVNNRFEVQRSAVEMNQSSNVPERYISAQTIRFIDNTHIGSEANPLQLRTNQLQLGAINGNSYINNSNIAGPLELMGINRPAGEVIINADSDIVASAEIVTENALNLSSEGNINFTDIRHQLSGALSLSAQGNIQLNTSSPLNLANIEASALTINAQGDISSDTSSNISVGGLTQLTAVRDDTSSADILLGQGLIAIENLQINDANNVELNTTSNLIVDRIDTDGNITLQSAGLVINNAFAGEDISLVANSGDIQLNAGVNANSSLNIEGQNITQSQGAALESSGGITLNAEGTINQQASVNSINSDINLIAAQSIEMDASSQISTQAGSISLSAENNINIAALTAQQGGVALTSAQGEIRDINSDNINITAQRFEAHAANGIGTNDAIEMTVNTIMADSQSNQINIFNTQALNVEHIRTNGDINLTVAEGNIVLDNTPDIAFDRTVDDANTPGAIINAGYNQGSINITLGTGSLFALGTRNPSQPDIVARQAAIINFPPGEIGSSSRPLVMYIRDSLTFDGFRSWQPVFAFGVRPEEFNNNSTIQLDIRQLLQSGGDLINEVEALEDVNPAVFTDVKNFTYETLSIRMPRDQVYDEDLLESYDKEEEEVDYY; this is encoded by the coding sequence ATGCGAATTAACAAAATGAAAAAACAAGCTGCGCAATCGAAAAACAATAATAAAAGCAAAAAGTTGCCTTTACGCGCAGCCATCGCTTTAATTGTGCCCACCTTTTGTGTCCAAGCAGTATTTGCCGGGCCAGAGGGAGGAAAAATAGTCGGTGGTCAAGGAAGTATTTCCCAGTCAGGTTCAGCAACAATTATCAATCAAAGTTCCCAGCGTATGGCGATTGATTGGAATAGCTATAATCTAAGCGCAGATGAACGTGTTCAGTATGTTCAACCCAATAGTTCTTCCCTTTCATTAAATCGCATATTAAGTCATCAAGGGTCACAAATTCACGGGCGTATTGATGCTAATGGCCAAGTCTTACTCGTTAATCCCAATGGCATCGTATTTGGTAATAATGCCCAAGTTAATGTAGGAGGCCTGCTGGCGACGGGATTAAATATCAATCCCGATGACTTTATTAATGGCCGTTTCACCTTTGAAGCTATTGCAGGCAAAGAGGGTGTGGTCATCAATTCAGGAACTCTCAATGCCGCTACCGGTGGTTCCATTTCTCTGTTGGGAAAACGAGTTGAAAATAATGGTTTAATCCAAGCTGACCTTGGGCGTATTAGCTTAGCATCTGGTAAAAAAGCTATTCTTTCTTTTGACGGTGGTTTGATGGGTATTCGCGTTAGCGAGGCTATGCTACAAGAAGAACTCGGCCTTGAACCTGGAGTGCTTAATAGTGGCGAATTAAATGCAAAAGATGGCCAAATTCTTCTAACAGGTGCCGCCAGCCACGATGTTTTTACCCAGGCTATGAATACAGGCGATATGCAGCAAGCCACTAGTGTGGTGGTTGATGAAGACGGTTCCTTTACTCTAAGTGCAGGTGGCAGCGACGTCATCAATACCGGTCGTATTACAAGCTCGGGGGAACGCGGCGGAAAAATTATTGCTCTGGGAGACAACATCACCAACAGTGGCGATATTCACGCCGATGCTTCTGCTACCACGAGTCGTGCAGGAGAAGTAGAACTTCACAGCATTGCCACCACAGAAGTCACCGAAGATAGCTTAACATCCGCTGTCGCCACCAGTAGTGGGCAGGGCGGCACCATTAAATTATTGGGCACAAACGTAGGCTTACTCGACAACGCAGAAGTTGATGCCTCTGGCGCCCAAGGTGGCGGTGAAATTCTTATCGGCGGCGATAAGACCGGCAGCAATAGTTATATCTCCAACGCGGATTTTATTTACCTCGGGCAAAACACACATGCCCGCGTTAATGGAATTGAAAATGGTGATGGGGGCAAACTTATTACCTTCGCTGCCAATACCGCGCGCATTTACGGGAAGCTATCTGCTCGTGGCGGAGACTTAGGCGGCGATGGGGGTTTTATTGAGACTTCAGGCTTAAAAAGTTTTCATATTGCTACAAGCCCCGATGTACACGCTGTTTTAGGAAATGGAGGGGAATGGTTAATTGATCCTTATGATATAAGGATTGTGAGTGGTACGACATGTAACAATATAAATTCATGCCCAATCCCAACACCTCCTACATATACACCTAGCGGACAGAACGCTCAGATAGGTTGGAACCTTATTGAAGACGTTCTAGATAATGGTAGTGGTACAACTGTTACTATATCTACGGCAAGTACCAACACACAGAATCGTCAAAATGGCGATATTACTTTTGATTTAAATAACGATGAAGACGCAATACTAGTCGCTGATTTAGGTTCTCCAGCACTTAACTCAACACTGGAGCTCATAGCAGATCGCAACGTGAATTTTGAAGGGCAAGATATTAGTGTTGCACGAAGCCAAGACAGCCTAAACCTAATTGTCAATGCGCAAGGCGGATCAATTAACATTACAGACAGAGCAAATATAAACCTCGGTGGCGGAAATTTAACTCTAACAGCTAATACACTTATCAATATTGATAATAACTCTCGAATCAATCTAGAAGGTGGAAACTTCACGGCGACAACTGGAAGCAATACAAGTTTTTTCCTTAATAATTCTGATATATCAACTACAGCCAATGGAACGATTACTATAAATTCTGCTAGAAATATTAATATACAAAATAACGCAGGTTTGCAGCTAGACGCAGGTAGCTTCACTGCTACTACAAATAGTGACGGAAGATTTTTTCTAGGTAACTTATCTAATATTAATACTTCAGCAGGCGGAAACCTTAGTATTAACTCTTCACGAAATATAGACATACAGGGACGATTAAATATTGGCGGCAATTCAACTTTTAGTACAGATAACTCACGAAACGTGACATTAAATAATGATCAAAATACTTTTGGCGGTTACATACATATAACTGGAGGCAACAATGTTGATATTGATGCTAATAGTCCCGTTTTATTTGGAAGTTCTAGCTCCGCATTCATAACGACCGGCACATTAAATATTACAACATCAAATCAAACTATTACTCAAAATGGTGCTATAAATTTAGGAAGTAACGTAGATATTCAAAGTAATGGTGGAGATATAAGCCTACAAACGGATATTTTGAGTCGCCAGGGAAGTATCAACGCTGGAAGTGGAACAATAACCCTAAACGGTAGCGATGGAATAGATAATTTTACATTTGATATTAGTAATGGTCCCAACTTAATAGCACGTGGTATTACCTTAGATGGAAGAGGGGGTAATGATAATTTTACTATCAACTCTAATTTACCCGATAATTCCATCATTACACTTAATGGTGGTGATGACAACGATACCTTTGTTATTGGTAGCAGTTTACCAGGTAATTCAAGGCTTACTATTAATGGAGGTACAGGTAACGACACCTTCAATATAGCTAATCAAAATTTAAATGCGATAATAAATGGGGGAGATGGTAATAGTGTTGATACTTTATCTCTTACATATAATGGTAATTCTACCTGGACAATAGACCCAACAGCCGGCAATACGGTAAATAACCTTAACTTTTCAGATATAGAAGTTGCTAATGGTAGCGATGGTGGTGAAGACACATTTAATATTTTATCCAACGATGTGCAAACAATAAATGGTAGAGGAGGTGATGATCGTTTCATATTATCTGCTACTGACTTACTAATTACTTTAAACGGTGGAGCAGGCGGTGGGGATATTGCAGACTATAATGCGGTAACTGAAGATTTAATTGTCAATATAGGTGGCGGGATAAATGCTGTTGCGGGAGTTGAACAATATATTGGCAATTATGATCCTAGTAATCCTTCTGGTCTAATGGCAACTTTAAGCAGAGAAGGGACTGAATTTAATCTATGGACTATCCAAGGTAGCAATGCAGGTACGCTGGCCGATGGCAATACGAACAATAACATTACCTTTAGTGGTTTTAATATACTTCAAGGTAGCACTACAGCAAGCCCAATGCTTCGAGCAGATGATCAATTTACAATTGAGAGTGGCGCGACTTTTAATGGCACAATACATGGCGGTATCGGCAATAATATAATAACAAATGAAAATACCAATGGTTTATGGCGCCTTGATCAAGGAATGTCGTTTGCAGGAACTTTAGAATTTTCTTCTTCAGACATCACACTCTTCGAAAGTATTCAAACGTTTAATGGTTCTGGTAGCGATACATTACAGGGCATTAACCAGGAAACTATTTGGACAATCAATACTATCGACAGTACAGTGGCATCACAAAGTGCCCCCTCTAACATTATAACATTTAATGGCATGATAACGATTCAAGGAGGAAGCGACGTCGATAGATTTGATATTAATAGTATTAGCCATAGTAACGCTTTACTATTTAATGGTGGTGACGGCAATGACATTTACACAATATTAGATACTAGTGATTCAACTTCAGGCAATACTTTAAGTTTTAATGGCGAAGGTGATACAGATCAGCTAAACGCTGGCGACCGAGATAATATATGGATAATCGAAAACGCTCTGGTTAACACCTTAAATAACACCATTAATTTCCAAGCCATTGAGCAACTCAATGGGAATGCGAGTAGAGATGAATTTACCTTTTTAGCCGATGCATCCATTCGCGAAATTGATGGCGATGGCGCTTCTACAAATAGGGCCTCTACAGATTCGCTTACTATTTTAAGTGATGCTGGAAATATTATTAACTGGAATATTACAGAAAATAATGTCGGCGTAATTACTAATGAAAGTAACACTACCACGCTCACAACATTTAGCGCTATTGCTAATCTTACAGGAGGTTTGGGAGATGACAACTTTACTATTAATGAAAATACTAGTGTGCTTGCAAGTGTGCGAAATATTGTTGGCGCCGCAGGCAACAATAGCCTTTCTACAGCGGGTAACCCCAATAACGTAACTCGATGGAATATCACAGGGGATAACCAGGGGGATATAACATCCGTCGTTAACTCTTTTAGCGATATACAAAACCTTACTGGCAGTACAGGCTCTGATAGATTTTTATTTACCAGCGAAGGCTCCAATATCACCGGTGTTATCGATGGGCAGGCTGGGATTACAGATTCTCTTAATTTAGAAGCCCTTGCTAATGGTATTACGGTAGCGCTGGGTGAAAATAATGTAGATGTATCCCGCCTTAATGTTGTAAGAGTGGAAAATATTATAGCTGCAGGCAATGACGCTGATCCCAGCGCTGAAAATATCAATCGTATAGAGATAGCTGATGATAGCGATTTAAATTGGACGATTGACAACACCAACGGCGGCATAATTAGGCCGCGTTCTAATGCTAGTGAAGAAAATAGTATTCGCTTCGATAACTTTGGCACACTGGTTGGCAGTGCAGGTTTAGATAGTTTCATATTAGCAGACATGGGAGATATTACAGGAAGCATTAATGGCAGCGATGTAAGCTCACCTTCAGTTCAAGATAATGTAGATATTAGTCAACAAGATAATACTGTTATTGATTTAGCTAATAACAATTATTTAAATATCGAACATTACATTGGTAATAATAGAAATAGCGGCATCGCTGCTGGTGATAACCCCGATAATATATGGATATTTGACGGTACTAGAAATAGCGGGCGTTTAAGCTCAGGAACAGAAAATATTACTTTTGAAGGTTTTGCTAATATTACAGGTGGCAATCAAATTGATACCTTCAATTTTGATGGCGGTTCAGTTAGTGGAGAAGTTCGGGGAGGAGAAGGTAACGATATACTTAATATTACACTTAGAGATAATCAAAATAGTTCATCAACAATTAATTTTATTGGTAATGGCGTTTCCTCTATAACCACAAATGAACAAAACCGTGTTAATATTTCTCAGGTACCTACGGACATAAATAGTTATCAAGCGAGCTATAATCCGCAACAAGATGACTCGGCTTCATTAATATATAATCGTGAAGAAAGCAACCAAAGGCTTGAAGTCTCTTTTCAACAAGTTAGCGAAGTCAACGATAGTATTAATGTCGATACTTTTACAATAAATGACATTAATGGCCAAAATGATACGATAAATATCTTAGATAATAACCGCTTCACATTTAATAATTTTACTCCGATTGCTATTAGCAATAACAAAACTAATATTGTAATTAATGGTGAAGATCTTGACACTGTTAATATTGATTCAATATTTAATGTCAATAATCGCTTTGAAGTACAACGCTCAGCTGTGGAAATGAATCAGAGTAGTAATGTTCCTGAAAGATACATTTCGGCGCAAACAATTCGCTTTATAGATAACACTCACATTGGCAGTGAAGCTAATCCCTTACAACTGCGAACTAATCAACTCCAGTTAGGCGCTATTAACGGCAATAGTTATATCAATAATTCCAATATTGCAGGCCCCCTTGAATTAATGGGGATTAACCGCCCAGCTGGAGAAGTTATCATAAATGCTGATAGCGATATTGTGGCTAGCGCTGAAATAGTTACTGAGAACGCTTTGAACTTAAGTAGTGAAGGCAATATTAATTTTACTGACATTCGTCACCAGCTATCTGGGGCACTCAGTCTTTCTGCCCAAGGTAATATACAGTTAAATACTTCAAGCCCGTTAAATTTAGCCAATATCGAGGCCAGCGCCCTTACGATTAATGCACAAGGAGATATTAGTAGTGATACTTCTAGTAATATCAGTGTGGGCGGACTTACTCAGCTTACAGCAGTAAGAGATGACACATCTAGCGCTGATATCCTGCTAGGCCAAGGATTAATTGCAATTGAGAATTTACAAATTAACGATGCTAATAATGTTGAGTTAAATACTACATCAAACTTAATTGTCGATAGGATTGATACCGATGGCAATATAACATTACAAAGCGCAGGACTGGTGATCAATAACGCGTTTGCTGGAGAAGACATCAGCTTAGTCGCTAACTCTGGTGATATTCAATTAAATGCTGGCGTCAATGCAAATTCAAGTTTGAATATCGAGGGTCAAAATATTACTCAAAGCCAAGGTGCAGCTCTAGAATCAAGTGGCGGTATTACCTTAAATGCCGAAGGTACAATTAACCAACAAGCATCTGTTAACAGCATCAACAGCGATATTAATTTAATCGCAGCGCAGAGTATTGAGATGGATGCAAGCAGCCAAATCTCCACTCAAGCTGGCAGTATTTCACTTAGCGCAGAAAATAACATCAATATAGCCGCTCTCACTGCGCAACAAGGCGGTGTTGCACTAACTAGCGCTCAAGGTGAAATAAGAGACATAAATAGCGATAATATTAATATTACGGCTCAACGCTTCGAAGCTCATGCTGCAAATGGGATAGGCACTAATGACGCGATTGAAATGACGGTTAATACTATAATGGCGGACAGCCAGAGCAACCAGATAAATATTTTTAATACACAAGCACTCAACGTTGAGCATATACGTACTAATGGCGATATTAATCTCACTGTGGCTGAGGGTAATATCGTACTAGACAACACCCCCGATATTGCTTTTGATCGCACAGTAGATGATGCCAATACACCTGGAGCCATTATTAATGCTGGCTATAATCAGGGCAGTATTAACATTACTTTGGGCACAGGCAGTTTATTTGCCCTCGGCACTCGCAATCCATCACAGCCGGATATCGTGGCAAGACAAGCAGCGATTATTAACTTCCCCCCAGGAGAAATAGGTAGTTCATCACGGCCGTTAGTAATGTACATTCGCGACAGCCTAACATTCGATGGTTTTCGAAGTTGGCAACCTGTATTTGCTTTTGGAGTACGCCCAGAGGAGTTTAATAATAACTCCACAATACAATTGGATATTAGACAACTATTACAATCTGGTGGCGATTTAATCAACGAAGTAGAAGCATTAGAAGATGTTAATCCCGCTGTTTTTACAGATGTAAAGAACTTCACTTATGAAACTCTTTCTATTCGAATGCCGCGAGATCAGGTATATGACGAGGATCTTCTTGAATCATACGATAAAGAAGAAGAGGAAGTCGACTATTACTAG
- a CDS encoding M48 family metalloprotease — MRPTILILTLLTTFYLTGCSVNPVTGKNELSFISASREVDIGKKNYVPYQQQQGGRYSVDPDVNRYVADVGNTLARLSGRPNLPYEFVVLNNGVPNAWALPGGKIAINRGLLMELEDEAQLAAVLGHEIVHAAGKHSVQKMQQSILLGIGVQATAIAAQGTEYGRAAAAGAGLGAGLWSARYGREQELESDAYGIDYMVKAGYDPMAAVELQETFLRLSKKNGGGSNWLQGLFASHPPSQERVNKNRAKAQAIGPGGVRNREAFQQAIAQMKKDKKAYEDHQSAMKAAAEGNNKKALTLIDSAIKRQPEDALFHSTKGQILLAEKQDSGAAKAFTKARTLDPDYYMGHLGLGLIQKKQKRHSQAKQSLITSTKLLPTQVAIYHLGEIELGQGNKQAAIQHFSTAAQQGGPLGEQASARLQSLQSPQ; from the coding sequence ATGCGACCCACCATATTGATACTTACGTTGTTAACAACATTTTATCTTACAGGATGCTCTGTTAACCCTGTGACCGGTAAGAATGAGCTATCGTTTATTTCAGCTTCAAGAGAGGTAGATATTGGCAAGAAGAACTATGTTCCTTACCAACAACAGCAAGGGGGCCGCTATTCAGTAGACCCGGATGTAAACCGCTATGTGGCTGATGTAGGCAACACGTTGGCAAGATTAAGCGGCAGACCTAATCTGCCCTATGAATTTGTTGTACTTAACAATGGTGTTCCCAATGCCTGGGCCTTGCCTGGAGGCAAGATTGCAATTAACCGTGGATTACTCATGGAATTAGAAGATGAAGCTCAGTTAGCCGCCGTGCTTGGCCATGAAATTGTTCACGCTGCAGGCAAACATAGCGTTCAAAAAATGCAGCAATCGATTCTGCTAGGTATCGGAGTACAAGCTACTGCTATCGCCGCCCAAGGGACAGAATACGGTCGCGCTGCAGCAGCGGGTGCTGGTTTAGGAGCAGGGCTATGGTCCGCGCGTTATGGCCGCGAACAAGAACTAGAATCCGACGCTTACGGAATCGATTACATGGTTAAAGCCGGCTACGACCCAATGGCGGCCGTCGAACTACAGGAGACGTTCTTGCGCCTATCGAAAAAAAATGGTGGCGGCAGCAACTGGCTTCAAGGGCTTTTTGCCAGCCACCCTCCATCGCAAGAAAGGGTCAATAAAAACAGGGCCAAAGCCCAAGCAATTGGCCCCGGCGGAGTGCGTAACCGTGAAGCCTTTCAACAGGCAATTGCACAGATGAAGAAAGACAAAAAAGCCTATGAAGATCACCAAAGTGCAATGAAAGCAGCAGCGGAAGGCAATAATAAGAAAGCATTAACTCTGATTGACAGCGCGATTAAGCGCCAGCCCGAAGATGCTTTATTCCATAGTACCAAAGGTCAGATTCTCCTAGCAGAAAAGCAAGACTCAGGAGCAGCGAAAGCCTTTACTAAGGCTCGTACTCTCGATCCAGACTATTATATGGGACATTTAGGACTTGGCTTGATACAGAAAAAACAAAAACGCCATTCACAAGCAAAACAGAGTCTAATAACGAGCACTAAACTATTGCCAACCCAAGTCGCTATCTATCATTTAGGTGAGATCGAACTTGGCCAAGGCAACAAGCAAGCTGCAATCCAGCATTTTTCAACTGCAGCGCAGCAGGGAGGGCCTTTAGGTGAGCAGGCCAGTGCAAGGTTGCAAAGCTTGCAATCGCCACAGTAA